GCTGAACGACGAGACGCGCCAGACCGCCACCCTCGCCGAGCGCAACCGGCTCGCGGGCGAGATCCACGACAGCGTGCAGCAGGGCCTGAGCGGCCTGATGCTGCACCTCGACGCCACCCTGAAGCTGCCCGGCCTGCCCGAGCCGGTGCGCTCCCGCCTCAGCGTCGCCCGCAACATGGTCTCGTTCACGCGCCACGAGGTGCAGCATGCCGTGTGGGACATGGAATCGCCGATCCTTGAGGGCACGGAGCTGGGCGACGCGCTGAAGAAGATCACCGCGCTGATCGACCCGGGCGCGGCCGAGATGCAGGTGATCATCGAGGGTGCGCCCACCGGGCTGCCGTCGGCCACCAAGCACCACCTGCTGCGCATCGCCCAGGAGGCCATCACCAACGCCGTGCGCCACGCGGCCGCCCGCACCATCACCATCACCCTGATCTACGAGGCCGGCGGGGTGGCCCTGCGCGTGGCCGACGATGGCAACGGCTTCGTGCCGCAATCGGTGCTCAGCAGCGGCTTTGGTCATTTCGGCCTGCGCGGCCTGCGCGGACGCACCGAGAAGATCGGCGGCGAACTCCAGATCAACAGCACGCCCGGCCTGGGCACCGTGGTGTCCGTCGCGGTGCGCGCCCCGCTGCCCGTCGTATGAGCCACGCGAGCCGCAAAATCCGGATCCTGCTCGTGGACGACCACATCGTCCTGCGCATGGGCCTGGTCACGGCCGCCAACGGCGAGCCGGACATGGAAGTCGTGGCCGAGGCCGACAACGGGCTTGATGCGCTCCAAGCCTACCGGCAGCACCGGCCCGACGTGGTGGTGCTCGACCTGCGGATGCCGGGCATGGGCGGCACCGAGGTGATCCGCCGGCTGCGCGATGATTTCGGCGACGTGTGCGTGCTCGTCTTCAGCAACTATGCGAGCGGGGAGGAGGTCTTCCAGGCCTTCCGCGCCGGCGCGCGCGGGTTTGTGGTGAAGGACATGCCGCTGGAGCGCCTGCTCGAGGCGATCCGGCGGGTGCACGCCGGCGAGCAATACATCCCGCCGGAGATCTCGTCGCGCATGAGCGGCCGCGTGATCTCCCAGCTCTCCTCGCGCGAGGTCGAGGTGCTCTCGCTGGTCGCGAAAGGACTCAGCAACAAGGAAATTGCCGCCCGGCTCGACCTGGTGGAGGGCACGGTGAAGGTCCATCTCACCAACATTCTCGGCAAATTGCGCGTGGCGGACCGCACGCAGGCGATCCTCGCCGGCGTGAAGCAGGG
The DNA window shown above is from Oleiharenicola lentus and carries:
- a CDS encoding response regulator, with amino-acid sequence MSHASRKIRILLVDDHIVLRMGLVTAANGEPDMEVVAEADNGLDALQAYRQHRPDVVVLDLRMPGMGGTEVIRRLRDDFGDVCVLVFSNYASGEEVFQAFRAGARGFVVKDMPLERLLEAIRRVHAGEQYIPPEISSRMSGRVISQLSSREVEVLSLVAKGLSNKEIAARLDLVEGTVKVHLTNILGKLRVADRTQAILAGVKQGIIQLE